From the bacterium genome, the window GGCCGACAAGCTCTGGAAGCCGTACCTCGGCGAGGCGCTCGATTCCGGCATGTCCTCGATGTTCTCCGAGGAGATCTACCTCGCCTGCCGCTACGTCCTCGGCCTCGAGCCGTGCAAGGACCCCGAGACCGGCTACGAGTACAACGGCTTCATCTCCGACACGATCCAGCGCAACCTCGGGATCCAGCTCGTCGACGGCACGATGCCCGGGTTTGCCGCGATCATCGGCGCGGCGCCCACCGACGAGATCGCCGAGAAGATCGTCCGCGAGCTCCAGGAGAAGAACATCCTGACCTTCCTCGCGGGCAACGTGAAGGGCAACAGCGTCACCAAGCAGCTGCTGCGCCGCAACGTCGAGCTCGGCTGGGACGCGCGCATCGTGCCGCTGGGGCCCGACACCGAGCACATCTTCTACGCCGCCGACTGGGCGATCCGCGCCTCGCTGATCTTCGGCGGCAAGAAGCCCGGCGCCTTCAAGGACCACCTGATCTACCAGAGGGACCGCGTCTTCGCCTTCGCGATCGTGCTCGGGCCGCTCGACGACATCATCTGGACCACCGGCGCGGGCGTCATCAACATGGGCTTCCCCGCCATCGCGGACTCGGACATCCCGGTCATCCACCCGACGGGCGTCTGCACCTACGAGGAGGTCGAGAAGGAGCTCGACCACAGCAAGATCGTCCAGAAGGCGATCGAGCTGCGGGGGCTGAAGATCGTCGTCGAGAAGCCGCCGATCCCGGTCGCCTTCGGCCCGGCCTTCGAGGGCGAGCGCATCCGCAAGGAAGACACGTTCATCGAGTTCGGCGGCCAGCGCACCCCGGCCTTCGAGTGGGCGCACATGCGCGAGATGGACGAGATCGAGGACAACAAGGTCATCATCGTCGGCAAGGACGCCGAGGCCCGCTACGAGAAGGGCGGCCAGATGCCGCTCGGGATCCTCATCGAGTGCGCCGGCCGCAAGATGCAGAAGGACTTCGAGTCGATCATCGAGCGCAAGATCCACGGCAACCTCAACGAGGCCCAGGGCGTCTGGCACATGGGCCAGCGCGACATCAACTGGGTGCGCATCAGCAAGAACGCGAAGAATGCCGGGTTCACGCTCAAGCACATCGGCGATCTGCTCAACGCGGTCACGCACCACACCTTCCGCTCGATCGTCGACAAGGTGCAGACGACGCTCTTTGTCGACGAGGCCGACGTGAAGAAGAAGCTCGAGGAGGCGCGTGCCGCCTACAAGGAGCGCGACCTCCGGCTCGGCAACATGACCGACGAGGCCGTCGACACCTTCTACTCCTGCCTGCTCTGCCAGTCGTTCGCGCCGGCGCACGCCTGCGTGATCACGCCCGAGCGCCTCGGCCTCTGCGGCGCCTACAACTGGCTCGACGGCAAGGCGGCCTTCGAGATCGACCCGACGGGCGGCAACCAGCCCATCGCCAAGGGCGCGCTCATGGACCCGCGCTACGGCCGCTACGAGGGCGTCGACGCCTACCTCCAGAAGGTCTCCGGCGGGGCGGTCGAGAGCCTGAACCTCTACACGATCATGGAAAACCCGATGACCTCCTGCGGCTGCTTCGAGTGCATCATCGCGGTCGTCCCCGAGGCCAACGGCGTCATGATCGTCAACCGCGGCTTCACCGGCATGACCCCGATGGGCATGAAGTTCTCGACGCTCGCCGGCACGGTCGGCGGCGGCGCGCAGACCCCCGGTTTCATGGGCGTCGGCGTGAACTTCATCTTCTCCAAGAAGTTCCTCTTCGGCGACGGCGGCCCCAAGCGCATCGTCTGGATGCCCAAGGACCTCAAGGCCCGCATCGCCGACGATTTCAAGAAGCGCGCCGAGGAGGCCGGGGTGCCGGACCTGCTCGACAAGATCGCCGACGAGACGATCTGCGAGGATGCCGAGAAGCTGGTCGAGCACCTGACCGCGGTGGGGCACCCGGCCCTGGCGATGGACCCGATCGTTCAGTAACGAAAGCGGAGGCGAAGAGCAATGGCTGAGACCAAGGGACACAGCGCCGCCCCCGGCGCGCAGAAGATCATCGACTGGTCGATCGAGCACAAGCTCGAGACCTGCTTCGACCGCGCGCAGAAGATGAAGCCCTGCCCGATCGGGAAGGTCGGCGTCTGCTGCAAGAACTGCAACATGGGCCCCTGCCGGCTCACCGGCAAGCCCGGCGAGATCGTCACCGGCGTCTGCGGCGCGACCGTCGACACGGTTGCCGCCCGCAACTTCCTGAAGATGGCGGCCGCCGGCACCTCGGCGCACTCGGACCACGCGCGCGGCATGGTCGAGACGCTGCTCGCGGTCTGCGAGGGCCACGCGCCCGACTTCCAGATCAAGGACGTCGAGAAGCTCAAGAAGGTTGCCGGCATCCTCGGGATCGAGACCGCAGATCGCCCGGTCATCGACATCGGCAAGGAGGTCGCGCTCACGCTCCTCAACGACTTCGGCCGGCAGCGCGGCGGCGAGCTCAACTACATCAAGCGCGCCCCGAAGAAGACCCAGGACCGCTGGCGCAAGTGGGGGATCGTGCCCCGGAGCATCGACCGCGAGGTCGTCGAGTCCATGCACCGCATCAACATCGGCGTCGACCACGAGCCCGACCACCTGCTGCTGCAGGCGCTGCGCGTCTCGCTTGCCGACGGCTGGGGCGGCTGCATGATCTCCTCCGACGTCACCGACATCCTCTTCGGGACGCCGAAGCCGATCCAGGCGGAGGGGAGCTTCGGGATCTTCCGGGAGAAGGAAGTCAACATCGTCATCCACGGCCACGAGCCGCTGATGGCCGAGATGATCTACGACGTCGTCTCCGAGCCCGAGATGATCGCCTACGCGGTCGGCAAGGGCGCCGCGGGCATCAACCTCGGCGGCATGTGCTGCACCGCCAACGAGGTCCTGATGCGCCACGGCATCCCGACCGCCGGCGGCTTCACGAACCAGGAGCTGGGCATCATGACCGGCCTCGTCGACCTGATGACCGTCGACGTGCAGTGCATCATGCCGGCGATCGCCAACGTCTCGAAGAAGTTCCACACCAAGATCCTGACGACGAACCCGCGCGCGAAGATGGTGGGCGCCGAGCACGTCGAGTTCGACGAGCACCACGCCAAGGAGATCGCGCGCAAGATCGTGAAGATGGCGATCGACAACTTCCCGAACCGCACGGCCAAGGGCGAGCACATCACCGAGAAGTTCCCGATGATCGCCGGCTTCTCCCACGAGTACATCGAGTACATGCAGGGCGGCAAGTGGCGCGGCTCCTTCCGGCCGCTCAACGACGCGATCGCCGCCGGCCGCGTCCGCGGCGTCGTCGGCCTCGCCGGCTGCGACAACCCCCGGGTCAACGCGACGGGGCTGCACAAGTTCATCGCCACCGAGCTGATCAAGCGCGACGTGCTGATCGTCTCCACCGGCTGCGGCTCGGCCGCGTGCGGCAGCAGCGGCTACCTCACGCCGGAGAACGCGCTCGAGCACGCGGGCCCCGGCCTGCGCGAGGTCTGCGAGGCGATCGGCATCCCGCCGATCCTGCACCTCGGCGCCTGCGTCGACAACTCGCGCATCCTGACCATCGCCAGCGCGATGGCCGCCGAGGGCGGGCTCTCCGACGAGATCGGCGGCATGCCGGCGGTCGGCATCGCCCCGGAGTGGATGAGCGAGAAGGCGATCGCGATCGGCTGCTACTTCGCGGCCTCGGGCGTCCCGGTCATCTTCGGCGGCGACAACCCCATGAGCGGCAGCAAGGAGGTCACGAAGATCCTGACCGAGACCTGGATGGAGCGCTTCAAGGGCGGGTTCTTCTTCGAGCCGGACGCCCAGAAGATGCTGGACATGGCGCTCGAGATGATCGACAAGGCCCGCGCGACCCTCAAGCTCAAGAAGTACGAGCCGGGCAAGTTCGGCACCGAGAAGGTGCTGATGGACATGGCCGCCCGCCGCGAGATCGAGAAGGCGGCCAAGCCGCACGTCGGCCTCAGCTAGGACCGGCCGCAGCAATCAACCGCGGGGTCCCCGCTCACCGGGGCGGGGACCCCTTCACCGTCAAGGAGAGGCCATGACCGCCAAGGGCGCCTACAACCCCCGCTCGATGGACCCGACGAAGTTCAAGGACTACCAGATCGCCCAGGAGGCGATGAAGCACCTGCCGGCCCCGGACGCCTGGGCCGAGAAGCTCGGGCTGAAGAAGGACGAGATCATTCCCTTCGGCCGCACGCCGAAGCTCGACTTCATCAAGATCATGAACCGGCTCAAGGACAAGCCGGACGGCAAGTACGTCGAGGTCACGGCGATCACCCCGACCCCGCTCGGCGAGGGCAAGACGACGGTCTCGATGGGCCTCGTCCAGGGCCTCGGCGTCAAGGGCAAGAACGTCGGCGGCGCGCTGCGCCAGCCCTCGGGCGGCCCGACGATGAACGTCAAGGGCACGGCGGCCGGCGGCGGCAACGCGCTGCTGATCCCGATGACCGAGTTCTCGCTCGGCCTGACCGGCGACATCAACGACATCATGAACGCCCACAACCTGGCGATGGTCGCCCTGACCTCGCGCTACCAGCACGAGTGCAACTACACCGACGAGGAGCTGACCAAGCGCGGTCTGCGCCGGCTGGACATCGACCCGAAGAACGTCGAGATGGGCTGGATCATCGACTTCTGCGCCCAGGCGCTGCGCAAGATCACGATCGGCCTCGGCGGCAAGAAGGACGGCTACCCGATGGAGAGCCGCTTCGGCATCGCGGTCTCCTCCGAGCTGATGGCGATCCTCGCGGTCTCGCGCGACCTGCGCGACATGCGCGACCGCATCGGCAAGATCACCGTGGCCTACGACCGCACCGGCAAGGCGATCACGACCACCGACCTCGACGTCGCCGGCGCGATGACCGCCTGGATGCGCAACACGATCAACCCGACCCTCTGCTACTCGGTCGAGGGCCAGCCGGTGCTCATCCACGCCGGCCCCTTCGCGAACATCGCCATCGGCCAGAACTCGATCATCTCCGACCGCCTCGCGCTCAAGATGTTCGACTACACGGTCACCGAGTCCGGCTTCGCGGCCGACATCGGCTTCGAGAAGTTCTGGAACGTCAAGTGCCGCCTCAGCGGCAACATCCCGAACGTCTCGGTGCTCGTGGCCACGATCCGCGCGATGAAGATGCACGGCGGCGGCCCCCGGGTCGCGCCGGGGCGGCCGATCCCCGAGGAGTACACCAAGGAGAACCTCGACCTGGTCGAGAAGGGCTTCGCCAACGTCGCCCACATGATCAGCATCATCAAGAAGAGCGGCATCGTGCCCGTGGTCTGCATCAACCAGTTCTACACCGACACCAAGGCCGAGCACGATCTGGTGCGGCGGCTCTGCGCGGAGGTGGGCGTGCGCGTCGCGGCCTCCAACCACTGGATGTACGGGGGCGAGGGCGCCGCGGAGCTGGCGGACGTGGTCATGGACGCCTGCAAGGAGAAGTCGAACTACAAGCCGCTCTACGAGCTCTCCGTGCCGCTGCGCCAGCGCGTCGAGATGGTGGCCAAGCACGTCTACGGCGCCGACGGCGTGATCTGGTCGCCGCTGGCCGAGGAGAAGGCCAAGCGCTTCGAGTCCGACAAGTTCTTCGCGGACTTCCAGACGATGATGGTCAAGACGCACCTGTCGCTGACGCACGACCCGACCCTCAAGGGCGTGCCGAAGGGCTGGATGCTGCCGATCCGCGACGTGCTGGTGTACTCGGGCGCGAAGTTCCTCTGCCCCATGGCCGGGGACATCAGCCTCATGCCCGGCACGGCGTCCGACCCGGCGTACCGCCGGGTGGACGTCGACGTCGAGACCGGCGAGGTCTCGGGGCTCTTCTAGCGTGGCCGCGCCGTCGGGGGGGGGTGTCGTCCCCCCCGACGG encodes:
- a CDS encoding formate--tetrahydrofolate ligase — protein: MTAKGAYNPRSMDPTKFKDYQIAQEAMKHLPAPDAWAEKLGLKKDEIIPFGRTPKLDFIKIMNRLKDKPDGKYVEVTAITPTPLGEGKTTVSMGLVQGLGVKGKNVGGALRQPSGGPTMNVKGTAAGGGNALLIPMTEFSLGLTGDINDIMNAHNLAMVALTSRYQHECNYTDEELTKRGLRRLDIDPKNVEMGWIIDFCAQALRKITIGLGGKKDGYPMESRFGIAVSSELMAILAVSRDLRDMRDRIGKITVAYDRTGKAITTTDLDVAGAMTAWMRNTINPTLCYSVEGQPVLIHAGPFANIAIGQNSIISDRLALKMFDYTVTESGFAADIGFEKFWNVKCRLSGNIPNVSVLVATIRAMKMHGGGPRVAPGRPIPEEYTKENLDLVEKGFANVAHMISIIKKSGIVPVVCINQFYTDTKAEHDLVRRLCAEVGVRVAASNHWMYGGEGAAELADVVMDACKEKSNYKPLYELSVPLRQRVEMVAKHVYGADGVIWSPLAEEKAKRFESDKFFADFQTMMVKTHLSLTHDPTLKGVPKGWMLPIRDVLVYSGAKFLCPMAGDISLMPGTASDPAYRRVDVDVETGEVSGLF
- the cooS gene encoding anaerobic carbon-monoxide dehydrogenase catalytic subunit, giving the protein MAETKGHSAAPGAQKIIDWSIEHKLETCFDRAQKMKPCPIGKVGVCCKNCNMGPCRLTGKPGEIVTGVCGATVDTVAARNFLKMAAAGTSAHSDHARGMVETLLAVCEGHAPDFQIKDVEKLKKVAGILGIETADRPVIDIGKEVALTLLNDFGRQRGGELNYIKRAPKKTQDRWRKWGIVPRSIDREVVESMHRINIGVDHEPDHLLLQALRVSLADGWGGCMISSDVTDILFGTPKPIQAEGSFGIFREKEVNIVIHGHEPLMAEMIYDVVSEPEMIAYAVGKGAAGINLGGMCCTANEVLMRHGIPTAGGFTNQELGIMTGLVDLMTVDVQCIMPAIANVSKKFHTKILTTNPRAKMVGAEHVEFDEHHAKEIARKIVKMAIDNFPNRTAKGEHITEKFPMIAGFSHEYIEYMQGGKWRGSFRPLNDAIAAGRVRGVVGLAGCDNPRVNATGLHKFIATELIKRDVLIVSTGCGSAACGSSGYLTPENALEHAGPGLREVCEAIGIPPILHLGACVDNSRILTIASAMAAEGGLSDEIGGMPAVGIAPEWMSEKAIAIGCYFAASGVPVIFGGDNPMSGSKEVTKILTETWMERFKGGFFFEPDAQKMLDMALEMIDKARATLKLKKYEPGKFGTEKVLMDMAARREIEKAAKPHVGLS
- the acsB gene encoding acetyl-CoA decarbonylase/synthase complex subunit alpha/beta, which produces MSKFIATAAIRGAHTLYKKAEDVLAKAIAAKGRDFVFEFPDTAFHLPMIYAMHAFKVKTLGDMETALGFAKALLHEEPADKLWKPYLGEALDSGMSSMFSEEIYLACRYVLGLEPCKDPETGYEYNGFISDTIQRNLGIQLVDGTMPGFAAIIGAAPTDEIAEKIVRELQEKNILTFLAGNVKGNSVTKQLLRRNVELGWDARIVPLGPDTEHIFYAADWAIRASLIFGGKKPGAFKDHLIYQRDRVFAFAIVLGPLDDIIWTTGAGVINMGFPAIADSDIPVIHPTGVCTYEEVEKELDHSKIVQKAIELRGLKIVVEKPPIPVAFGPAFEGERIRKEDTFIEFGGQRTPAFEWAHMREMDEIEDNKVIIVGKDAEARYEKGGQMPLGILIECAGRKMQKDFESIIERKIHGNLNEAQGVWHMGQRDINWVRISKNAKNAGFTLKHIGDLLNAVTHHTFRSIVDKVQTTLFVDEADVKKKLEEARAAYKERDLRLGNMTDEAVDTFYSCLLCQSFAPAHACVITPERLGLCGAYNWLDGKAAFEIDPTGGNQPIAKGALMDPRYGRYEGVDAYLQKVSGGAVESLNLYTIMENPMTSCGCFECIIAVVPEANGVMIVNRGFTGMTPMGMKFSTLAGTVGGGAQTPGFMGVGVNFIFSKKFLFGDGGPKRIVWMPKDLKARIADDFKKRAEEAGVPDLLDKIADETICEDAEKLVEHLTAVGHPALAMDPIVQ